In the Nitrospirales bacterium LBB_01 genome, one interval contains:
- a CDS encoding chloride channel protein, translated as MKEASIALLRKFRYMNHKVRRFLSRGILRFLLDKHTSTILISMFIGILSATAVILFRSILDTLKELLLVNGEQLLGIGESLSSRLLLPLIPAIGGALMIIFIKKFPGEVNGYTFPNFLAQVNVKGGVIGIKTVLLRIVAPAITIGSGGSAGVEGPAAVIGGGIGSIVGRWLGISEKRVTLFIASGAAGAIAAIFNAPIAGVMFAMEIILLGNYEMISFGAIVISAGMATAVSQAHFGDSNIFIVPQHVFIGLTETPVFLVFGIFIGALAVFFIKIFYKIQDFCAGCRVNQYLKPVLGGLVVGMIAIFFPQIMSDGYEHITNVLIGRYAVLLCLALVFLKMFATSVTLGSGSAGGIFAPSLFIGAMAGRTFGAVAHRMLPNFTSMPEAYATLGVGAFLAAVTHAPLTGMFLMLEMTGDYKVIIPVMLTSITGVFVAKTLMKDSIDTFALSRHGIELVTGKEVSVLESLKVKDIMLKEFVTIKESEPLKLVLDLIVEGKGLCYPVVDENDNLKGIISVDDIRAVFSEDYIQEVVTVGELATEDIPVITGYDNLRKAFECFSSADFEELPVVNPLNKRKIIGILKRSIVISAYNREILRRHAD; from the coding sequence ATGAAAGAAGCCTCAATCGCACTATTAAGAAAATTCCGGTACATGAACCACAAGGTAAGAAGATTTCTAAGCAGAGGTATTTTACGTTTTTTACTGGACAAACACACCTCAACAATTCTGATATCGATGTTTATTGGGATATTAAGCGCCACGGCGGTAATTTTATTTCGCAGCATATTGGATACGCTAAAAGAGCTTTTACTTGTTAATGGAGAGCAGCTTCTTGGAATAGGGGAAAGCTTAAGCAGCAGGCTTTTGCTTCCTCTAATTCCAGCCATTGGCGGGGCTTTGATGATTATATTTATAAAGAAATTTCCCGGAGAGGTCAATGGTTACACATTCCCCAATTTTCTTGCACAGGTAAATGTAAAAGGCGGTGTAATCGGCATAAAAACAGTGTTATTGCGTATTGTGGCTCCCGCTATAACGATAGGCTCCGGGGGGTCTGCTGGAGTGGAGGGGCCGGCTGCGGTAATTGGCGGCGGTATTGGTTCAATAGTTGGCAGGTGGTTAGGGATTTCTGAAAAAAGGGTAACGCTTTTTATCGCCTCAGGGGCGGCAGGCGCCATAGCAGCCATCTTTAATGCTCCCATAGCAGGCGTTATGTTTGCTATGGAAATAATCCTGCTTGGCAACTATGAAATGATTTCCTTTGGAGCAATCGTAATATCAGCCGGAATGGCAACAGCCGTATCTCAGGCTCATTTTGGTGATTCTAACATTTTTATAGTTCCTCAACATGTCTTTATAGGTCTTACGGAAACACCGGTTTTTCTCGTTTTTGGTATATTTATCGGAGCGCTTGCCGTGTTTTTTATAAAGATATTTTATAAAATTCAGGACTTTTGTGCGGGTTGTCGTGTAAATCAATATTTAAAACCGGTGCTTGGCGGATTAGTGGTCGGAATGATTGCAATTTTTTTCCCACAGATAATGAGTGACGGCTATGAGCACATTACAAACGTATTAATAGGGCGATATGCAGTTTTGCTTTGTCTTGCTCTTGTGTTTTTAAAGATGTTTGCAACAAGTGTGACGCTTGGCTCGGGTTCTGCCGGAGGAATCTTTGCACCGTCGCTTTTTATAGGCGCTATGGCAGGCAGGACATTTGGCGCTGTGGCACATCGTATGCTGCCAAATTTTACCTCTATGCCTGAAGCATACGCAACGCTTGGTGTGGGGGCATTTTTAGCTGCCGTAACACACGCTCCCCTTACCGGCATGTTTCTCATGCTTGAGATGACAGGCGACTACAAAGTTATAATCCCTGTTATGTTAACCAGTATTACCGGCGTGTTTGTGGCAAAAACACTTATGAAAGATTCCATTGATACCTTTGCCCTTTCCCGGCATGGCATAGAACTTGTGACCGGCAAAGAGGTCAGTGTCCTTGAATCGCTTAAAGTTAAGGATATAATGTTGAAGGAATTTGTTACAATAAAGGAAAGTGAGCCATTAAAGCTGGTTCTGGATCTCATTGTAGAGGGCAAGGGATTATGTTATCCTGTGGTAGATGAGAATGACAATCTTAAGGGTATTATATCGGTTGACGACATAAGAGCTGTGTTTTCTGAAGACTATATTCAGGAGGTGGTTACGGTTGGAGAGCTTGCTACCGAGGATATTCCTGTTATTACAGGTTACGATAACTTGCGAAAAGCGTTTGAATGCTTCTCAAGCGCTGACTTTGAGGAACTCCCCGTGGTAAATCCGCTTAATAAACGTAAGATTATTGGAATACTAAAAAGAAGCATTGTAATATCGGCATATAACAGAGAAATACTAAGGCGTCACGCTGACTAA
- a CDS encoding ATP synthase F0 subunit B, giving the protein MVEFNALWFFVLVTNFIVLAVLLNFILFKPLIFLLKERQRLKDESANEVKALNEKRDVAFAQLKEEMTAASEKAKEEFSRLKKEGLTVQAEMISKAQAEAIERLSAALKEISSEAAAAKGKLKAGIALLSATIVNKLMYDHIKQN; this is encoded by the coding sequence GTGGTAGAATTTAACGCACTGTGGTTTTTCGTACTTGTTACCAACTTTATCGTGCTGGCAGTTCTTCTTAATTTCATATTGTTTAAGCCGCTCATATTTCTGCTAAAAGAACGGCAGCGTTTAAAAGATGAGTCTGCTAATGAGGTTAAAGCCCTGAACGAAAAGCGGGATGTTGCCTTTGCACAGTTAAAAGAAGAGATGACTGCGGCCTCCGAAAAGGCTAAAGAGGAATTTTCCAGATTAAAAAAAGAAGGGCTTACTGTTCAGGCTGAAATGATCTCAAAAGCCCAAGCTGAGGCCATAGAAAGACTTAGTGCCGCTCTTAAAGAAATCTCATCAGAAGCGGCAGCAGCTAAGGGAAAACTAAAAGCAGGAATAGCGCTCCTTTCTGCTACTATTGTCAACAAACTAATGTATGACCATATTAAGCAAAATTAA
- a CDS encoding ATP synthase F0 subunit B: MTILSKIKLIKELAAAMCLVFIAAVNVSASEEAAHSSGASHWFWMIVNFAVFLSVIIFFLKKPLSEYFANRTRMIEQTLEEAKETKILAQKALDEIEKQLKMKDSEIERIIHIAKTSGEAERDKLIENAKRMAEKIKEITEQNIDFEKRRAISDIKKSAVESAMEMAENSIKENISPKIKDKLFDDAILQIGGKN; encoded by the coding sequence ATGACCATATTAAGCAAAATTAAACTAATTAAAGAACTTGCAGCGGCAATGTGCCTCGTGTTTATTGCAGCGGTTAATGTTTCAGCCTCTGAGGAGGCGGCTCATTCATCCGGCGCATCGCATTGGTTTTGGATGATAGTCAATTTTGCCGTGTTTCTTTCTGTCATCATATTTTTCCTAAAAAAACCTCTGTCAGAGTACTTTGCAAACCGGACACGTATGATCGAGCAGACCCTTGAAGAGGCGAAGGAAACCAAAATCCTTGCTCAAAAAGCTCTTGATGAAATAGAAAAACAGCTTAAAATGAAAGACAGCGAAATAGAAAGAATAATCCACATAGCCAAAACATCCGGTGAGGCAGAGCGTGACAAGTTGATTGAAAACGCTAAGCGTATGGCCGAAAAAATCAAAGAAATAACAGAACAAAATATAGATTTTGAAAAGCGGAGAGCTATTTCAGATATTAAGAAAAGTGCTGTGGAAAGCGCAATGGAAATGGCTGAAAACTCCATTAAAGAAAACATCTCACCAAAGATTAAAGACAAACTCTTTGATGATGCCATTTTACAAATAGGCGGTAAGAATTGA
- the atpH gene encoding ATP synthase F1 subunit delta: protein MKVNSKVAKRFAKALFDSQGLEKTEQALKDLDLFNKVLLSDLVIASIFTNPSFNLDERTKAVSVIANKLKLTETVEKFLKNLTQRNYITGLAMIIETLRALYMEKTKKGRVTVITASALGKDKEEKLKNALLKRLNKKVEIDYVIEESILGGLVVKVEGYVLETSIKGQLRLLKEALLKE from the coding sequence TTGAAGGTTAACAGCAAGGTGGCTAAAAGATTCGCTAAAGCTCTTTTTGATTCCCAAGGGCTTGAAAAAACAGAACAAGCCCTCAAAGATTTAGATTTGTTTAATAAGGTGCTGTTGTCTGATTTAGTTATAGCCTCAATTTTTACTAATCCCTCTTTTAACCTTGATGAGCGTACCAAAGCTGTGTCTGTCATTGCAAATAAGCTGAAACTCACCGAGACTGTTGAAAAGTTTTTAAAAAATTTAACGCAGCGAAATTATATTACAGGTCTTGCCATGATTATTGAGACACTCAGAGCGCTATACATGGAAAAAACCAAAAAGGGAAGGGTAACCGTAATAACCGCCTCAGCGCTTGGTAAGGATAAAGAAGAAAAGTTAAAAAATGCACTGCTTAAGCGTTTAAATAAAAAGGTTGAAATAGACTACGTTATAGAGGAATCCATATTGGGCGGATTAGTTGTAAAGGTGGAGGGTTATGTGCTTGAGACCAGCATTAAGGGCCAGTTGAGGCTTTTAAAAGAAGCTCTATTGAAGGAGTAG
- a CDS encoding F0F1 ATP synthase subunit alpha: MQINIEEIGESIKKGIYGFEEKIDVSEIGTVVSVGDGIAKIYGLTDVMAGELLSFPSGIYGMTLNLETDSVGAVLFGDSKSVKETDVVKRTGRIMDVPVGDALLGRVVNAIGMPIDGKGPINTTERRMVDVIAPGIIERKPVHEPLQTGIKAIDAMIPIGRGQRELIIGDRQTGKTSIAVDAIINQKDSGVFCIYVAVGQKNANVVRVAKKLEEYGALDHTIIVNATASEPAPLQYLAPYTGCAMGEYFRDKGKHALIIYDDLSKQAVAYRQLSLLLRRPPGREAFPGDVFFLHSRLLERACKLSDALGAGSLTALPIIETQAGDVSAFIPTNVISITDGQIYLEPDLFYAGIRPAVNVGLSVSRVGSAAQTKAMKQVAGTLRLDLAQFRELAAFAQFGTDLDKATIAQIERGKRMVEILKQSQYAPMPFEEQVLVLFAGAQGHLDDIPVAQLKEFETSLLAFMKSQKPAVLKAVAEKKALDDELKQNLTDAIKDFKKSFVVNS, encoded by the coding sequence ATGCAAATTAACATTGAAGAGATTGGTGAGTCTATAAAAAAGGGGATTTACGGGTTCGAGGAAAAGATAGATGTAAGTGAAATCGGAACCGTTGTCAGTGTCGGTGACGGTATTGCAAAAATATATGGCCTCACAGATGTTATGGCTGGAGAGTTGCTGAGTTTCCCAAGCGGTATCTATGGTATGACGTTAAACCTTGAAACCGACTCCGTGGGTGCGGTGCTCTTTGGCGACTCAAAGAGCGTTAAAGAGACAGACGTCGTAAAACGCACAGGGCGTATCATGGATGTGCCGGTAGGGGATGCCCTTTTAGGACGCGTTGTCAACGCAATAGGAATGCCTATTGACGGCAAGGGACCTATTAACACCACAGAGCGCAGAATGGTTGATGTTATTGCTCCCGGTATCATTGAAAGAAAGCCTGTTCATGAACCGCTTCAGACTGGTATTAAGGCTATTGACGCTATGATTCCTATTGGGCGCGGGCAAAGAGAGCTTATCATCGGCGACCGTCAAACCGGTAAAACATCCATTGCAGTTGATGCCATAATTAACCAAAAAGACTCAGGAGTTTTTTGCATATATGTGGCTGTAGGACAGAAAAACGCTAACGTTGTCCGTGTCGCTAAAAAACTTGAAGAATATGGAGCGCTTGATCACACTATAATAGTTAACGCAACGGCAAGTGAGCCGGCTCCCCTCCAATATCTTGCCCCATATACAGGGTGTGCGATGGGCGAATACTTTAGAGACAAGGGAAAACACGCTCTCATTATATATGACGATCTAAGTAAACAAGCGGTTGCTTACAGGCAGTTATCACTTCTGTTAAGACGGCCTCCCGGACGTGAAGCGTTTCCCGGAGACGTATTTTTCTTACACTCAAGACTACTTGAAAGGGCCTGTAAACTCTCCGACGCCCTTGGGGCAGGTTCCCTTACAGCGCTCCCAATCATAGAAACACAGGCCGGAGACGTTTCCGCCTTTATTCCAACTAATGTTATCTCAATTACTGACGGGCAGATATATCTTGAACCAGACCTCTTTTACGCCGGCATTAGACCTGCCGTTAACGTAGGACTTTCTGTTAGCCGTGTCGGAAGCGCCGCTCAGACCAAAGCAATGAAACAGGTGGCTGGAACCCTTAGACTTGATTTGGCACAGTTTAGAGAGCTTGCCGCTTTTGCTCAGTTTGGCACAGACCTTGACAAGGCTACGATTGCTCAGATAGAGCGCGGCAAACGAATGGTTGAAATTCTAAAACAGTCACAGTACGCCCCTATGCCGTTTGAAGAACAGGTGCTTGTGCTTTTTGCAGGCGCTCAGGGACATCTTGACGATATACCGGTTGCTCAGTTAAAGGAATTTGAAACCAGTTTGCTTGCCTTTATGAAGTCACAAAAACCTGCAGTACTTAAGGCTGTTGCTGAAAAGAAGGCTCTTGATGACGAGTTGAAACAAAACCTTACTGATGCCATTAAGGATTTTAAAAAATCGTTCGTTGTGAATAGTTAA
- the atpG gene encoding ATP synthase F1 subunit gamma, whose translation MGNLREIRNRIESVKNTGKITRAMQMISAAKLRKAQSAMLATRPYSDELDRLITEVIPNVQKESYPLLNPREKKSVEVMVLTSDRGLCGAFNTNVLKETLKLTKELSYQQLSVSVLAMGKKARDGLRRCDIKPRLSWVDFCKKVTFDDAKAVADEIIERYLNGEIDEFVLVYNEFKSMMVQSVKCLKMLPIEAVDTASDYDNSAAQVISKYLYEPSEEEFLKNLLPKYVENLLFKAILESRVSEEASRMMAMENATKNTKELLTSLTLQYNKARQASITSELMDIVGGAEAISK comes from the coding sequence ATGGGCAATTTAAGAGAAATAAGAAATCGTATAGAGTCGGTTAAAAATACCGGCAAGATTACAAGAGCTATGCAGATGATATCTGCCGCAAAGCTCAGGAAAGCTCAGAGCGCTATGCTTGCCACAAGACCATACTCTGACGAGCTGGACAGGCTTATCACTGAGGTTATCCCTAATGTGCAGAAAGAAAGCTACCCGCTTTTAAATCCACGGGAAAAGAAGTCCGTAGAGGTCATGGTACTTACAAGCGACAGGGGACTTTGTGGTGCTTTTAACACGAACGTTTTAAAGGAGACGTTGAAACTCACCAAAGAGCTATCCTATCAGCAGTTGTCAGTCAGTGTGCTGGCTATGGGAAAAAAAGCGCGGGATGGTTTGCGCCGTTGTGATATAAAACCGCGGCTTTCGTGGGTGGATTTTTGTAAAAAAGTTACTTTTGACGATGCTAAAGCAGTTGCTGATGAGATAATAGAAAGATACTTAAATGGAGAGATTGATGAGTTTGTGCTTGTCTATAACGAGTTTAAGTCTATGATGGTACAGTCAGTAAAGTGCCTTAAAATGCTGCCGATTGAAGCTGTTGACACTGCCTCAGATTATGACAATTCAGCAGCTCAGGTTATCTCAAAATATCTGTATGAACCTTCTGAGGAGGAGTTTCTTAAAAATCTGCTTCCAAAATATGTGGAAAACCTGCTGTTTAAGGCTATTTTAGAGTCCCGGGTTTCAGAGGAGGCATCACGTATGATGGCGATGGAAAATGCCACGAAAAACACCAAAGAGCTTCTGACCTCACTGACACTTCAGTACAATAAGGCGCGTCAGGCCTCTATCACATCCGAGCTTATGGACATTGTGGGCGGCGCTGAGGCTATCAGCAAATAG
- the atpD gene encoding F0F1 ATP synthase subunit beta: MKKGKVAQVIGAVVDIQFDGPLPEILNALLVQRPAEPEKNLPEINLTLEVASHIGDSMVRTIAMSSTDGLVRGMEAVDTGQPITVPVGNEVLGRIINVIGEPIDQKGPINAKEKWAIHRDAPAFVEQEPTTQVFETGVKVFDLMVPFVRGGKVGMFGGAGVGKTVVIMEMIHNIAMVHGGVSVFAGVGERTREGNDLYREMNESGVISKAALVYGQMNEPPGARLRVALTALTSAEYFREQGQDVLLFIDNIFRFTLAGAEVSALLGRMPSAVGYQPNLATDMGELQERITTTKKGSITSMQAIYVPADDLTDPAVATAFTHLDATVVLSRKIAELGIYPAVDPLDSTSRILDPLVLGEEHYTVARRVQMILQRYKELQDIIAILGMEELSEDDKITVSRARKLQRFLSQPFSVAETFTGTPGKYVKLFDTIKGFNAIAEGGYDDMPEQAFWMVGTIEEAEEKAKTLGWSRGK, translated from the coding sequence ATGAAAAAGGGAAAGGTGGCGCAGGTAATTGGGGCGGTTGTTGATATACAATTTGACGGACCTTTGCCCGAAATCCTGAATGCCTTATTGGTACAGAGACCGGCGGAGCCTGAAAAGAACCTGCCGGAGATAAATTTAACGCTTGAGGTAGCATCCCACATAGGCGACAGCATGGTCAGAACCATAGCCATGTCTTCAACCGATGGTCTTGTCCGAGGGATGGAGGCCGTTGACACAGGACAGCCGATTACAGTACCGGTTGGTAATGAGGTATTAGGGCGAATCATAAACGTAATAGGTGAGCCGATAGACCAAAAAGGCCCAATAAATGCGAAAGAAAAGTGGGCAATCCACAGAGATGCTCCGGCTTTTGTTGAGCAGGAGCCTACCACACAGGTGTTTGAGACCGGAGTTAAAGTGTTTGACCTTATGGTACCGTTTGTACGAGGCGGTAAGGTTGGAATGTTTGGCGGCGCCGGAGTTGGTAAGACTGTTGTTATCATGGAAATGATTCATAACATAGCGATGGTGCACGGAGGTGTTTCCGTGTTTGCCGGTGTTGGTGAGAGAACCAGAGAGGGAAACGATCTGTACCGCGAAATGAACGAGTCAGGTGTTATCAGTAAAGCTGCGCTTGTTTATGGGCAGATGAATGAGCCACCCGGAGCAAGACTTAGAGTAGCACTAACGGCGCTTACCTCAGCGGAGTATTTCAGAGAACAGGGGCAGGATGTGCTGCTCTTTATAGATAATATTTTTAGATTTACACTTGCTGGAGCCGAGGTGTCGGCGCTTTTGGGTAGAATGCCATCAGCCGTTGGTTATCAGCCAAACCTTGCAACCGATATGGGTGAACTTCAGGAGCGAATCACAACCACCAAAAAGGGTTCTATCACCTCAATGCAGGCCATATATGTCCCTGCCGATGACCTCACTGACCCTGCGGTTGCTACAGCATTTACGCATCTTGACGCAACTGTTGTTTTATCAAGAAAAATTGCCGAGCTTGGCATATATCCTGCGGTGGATCCACTTGATTCCACATCAAGAATTCTTGACCCGCTTGTCTTAGGAGAAGAGCACTACACAGTTGCAAGGCGTGTACAGATGATTCTACAGCGATATAAGGAACTTCAGGACATTATAGCCATTCTTGGTATGGAAGAGCTCTCAGAAGACGACAAGATAACAGTGTCACGCGCAAGAAAACTTCAGAGATTTTTGAGTCAGCCGTTCAGTGTGGCAGAGACTTTCACCGGAACTCCCGGAAAATACGTCAAACTATTTGATACAATAAAGGGCTTTAACGCTATTGCAGAAGGCGGATATGACGATATGCCTGAGCAAGCGTTCTGGATGGTTGGTACCATAGAAGAGGCTGAGGAAAAGGCAAAAACTCTGGGCTGGTCAAGGGGTAAATAG
- a CDS encoding U32 family peptidase has product MKLPELLAPAGNSEKLRVAMHYGADAVYLGLSEFSLRAKSGGFSETEIHKAIELTHRAGKKAYVTINIFPHNRDIGLISDHISFLTAAAPDGVIVSDLGVFELMTKHAPQIPIHISTQANITNYKSAKFWERMGAARLVLSRELTIEEISEIRAQVSLELECFVHGSICISYSGRCYISSFLANRSANEGLCTNSCRWQYTLMEEKRPGEYFPVYENQRGTYVLSSKDLCMLPHLDKLYKAGINSFKIEGRMKGINYLAGVTAVYRDAIDSLSCSDYKVEESWLQTLKMSSNRGFTTGMFMGAHPQNDYNHDDGEVYTATHALVGIVAAINPDGIGEVLLRNNLKVGDTVVVQIKNQQNSEFEVSHIKDIEGNEVISAHNEQTVIIPLPAKASVNDLIRCKINKSAI; this is encoded by the coding sequence ATGAAATTACCGGAACTGCTTGCTCCTGCAGGTAACTCAGAAAAGCTCCGTGTAGCAATGCACTATGGGGCGGATGCGGTTTATCTGGGGCTTTCGGAGTTTAGTTTAAGAGCAAAATCTGGTGGATTTTCAGAGACTGAGATTCATAAAGCGATTGAGTTAACCCACAGAGCCGGTAAAAAAGCTTATGTCACTATTAACATTTTCCCTCACAACAGGGATATTGGTTTAATTTCTGATCATATCAGTTTTTTAACAGCCGCAGCTCCCGATGGCGTTATAGTTTCAGACCTCGGGGTGTTTGAATTGATGACGAAACATGCGCCACAAATCCCCATTCACATAAGCACTCAGGCCAATATTACTAATTATAAAAGCGCTAAGTTTTGGGAACGGATGGGGGCTGCCAGATTGGTGCTTTCACGAGAATTAACCATAGAGGAGATTTCTGAGATACGCGCACAGGTCAGCTTAGAGCTTGAGTGCTTTGTCCACGGCTCTATTTGTATCTCTTATTCAGGCAGATGTTATATAAGCAGTTTTTTGGCAAACCGCTCGGCTAACGAGGGGCTTTGTACTAACTCATGCAGGTGGCAATACACGCTTATGGAGGAAAAACGCCCGGGCGAATATTTTCCGGTCTATGAAAATCAACGCGGGACTTATGTGCTTAGCTCTAAGGATTTGTGTATGCTCCCGCATCTGGATAAACTCTACAAAGCCGGTATCAATTCCTTTAAGATAGAGGGCAGAATGAAGGGAATCAACTACCTTGCCGGTGTGACAGCTGTTTATAGAGATGCAATTGATTCGCTCTCTTGTTCAGATTACAAAGTTGAGGAAAGCTGGCTTCAGACTCTAAAGATGTCGTCAAACAGGGGATTTACTACAGGCATGTTTATGGGTGCGCATCCTCAAAACGATTACAATCATGATGATGGCGAAGTGTATACCGCAACACACGCGCTTGTTGGAATAGTAGCGGCTATAAATCCTGATGGCATAGGCGAGGTGTTGCTAAGAAACAATTTAAAGGTTGGAGATACCGTTGTAGTTCAAATCAAAAACCAACAAAATTCTGAATTTGAAGTGTCTCACATAAAAGACATTGAAGGAAACGAGGTAATATCGGCACATAATGAACAAACAGTAATTATCCCTTTGCCAGCCAAAGCGTCAGTAAACGACTTAATCCGCTGCAAAATAAACAAGAGCGCTATTTAA
- a CDS encoding response regulator has product MKALVAEDDFTSRQLLQKLLSAYGQCDVVVNGQEAIEAHALALETNEPYNLICLDIMMPVVDGMEALKAIRTKEMSYSISLQQEVKIVMTTALDSPRDIIEAHYGGGCTDYLVKPLDTKKLLKLISNYGLITE; this is encoded by the coding sequence ATGAAAGCTCTGGTAGCAGAGGATGACTTTACCAGCAGACAGTTATTGCAAAAACTGCTTTCAGCATACGGACAGTGTGATGTGGTTGTAAACGGTCAAGAGGCTATAGAAGCCCATGCGCTTGCTTTAGAGACTAACGAACCGTATAACCTGATATGTCTTGACATAATGATGCCTGTGGTGGATGGAATGGAGGCACTTAAGGCAATACGCACTAAGGAAATGTCCTACAGTATCAGTTTGCAGCAAGAGGTGAAGATAGTGATGACAACTGCTCTGGACTCTCCCCGGGATATTATAGAGGCGCACTATGGCGGCGGTTGTACAGACTATCTTGTTAAACCTCTTGATACCAAAAAGCTGCTAAAGCTGATTAGTAATTACGGTCTGATTACTGAGTAA
- a CDS encoding NYN domain-containing protein, whose protein sequence is MGITSLIIDGYNVIGTIHKNLEKVREELIDDLSKYSRVKGHDVTVVFDGYKSNQHQSWGQRGGIEVVYSGHGEDADTLIKRTIKQQKKRYIVITSDRDIATFAWANDCVPVRAEVFVRKMEQAIDRLAAKPEALPDINSPYDNITFDYECDEDDRVLKNKKGNARILSKKDKIIKNALDKL, encoded by the coding sequence GTGGGAATAACTTCTTTAATAATAGACGGCTATAATGTAATCGGCACAATACATAAGAATCTTGAAAAAGTGCGTGAGGAACTAATTGATGACCTCAGCAAGTATAGCCGTGTAAAAGGGCATGATGTGACAGTAGTATTTGATGGTTACAAGAGTAATCAACATCAGTCCTGGGGACAGCGAGGCGGCATAGAGGTCGTCTATTCAGGGCATGGCGAGGATGCCGACACTCTCATAAAACGTACAATTAAACAGCAAAAAAAACGCTACATTGTGATTACCTCAGACAGAGATATTGCTACATTTGCGTGGGCTAATGACTGTGTGCCGGTACGTGCTGAGGTTTTTGTCAGGAAAATGGAACAGGCAATTGACCGATTGGCAGCAAAACCTGAAGCGCTGCCGGATATAAACTCCCCCTATGACAATATAACCTTCGACTATGAATGTGATGAGGATGACAGAGTATTAAAAAACAAAAAGGGTAATGCAAGGATTCTGTCAAAAAAAGACAAAATAATAAAAAATGCCCTCGATAAACTTTGA
- a CDS encoding DUF167 domain-containing protein has translation MSLNYIKTTNGVSFNVRVIPRSSVSEVCGVIEGSLKVKLTPAPVDGKANKELLEVLYDYFSKTIPSIKKKDIKILKGMTSKTKTIEIAGVFEL, from the coding sequence ATGAGTCTTAATTATATAAAAACAACAAACGGGGTATCGTTTAATGTGAGAGTCATACCGAGATCGTCAGTCAGTGAGGTCTGCGGCGTCATAGAAGGTAGTTTGAAGGTTAAACTTACTCCGGCTCCTGTTGACGGCAAGGCAAATAAGGAGCTTTTGGAGGTTCTATATGATTATTTTTCTAAAACAATTCCATCTATCAAAAAAAAAGACATAAAAATACTTAAAGGAATGACCTCTAAAACAAAGACCATCGAAATAGCAGGGGTTTTTGAGCTGTGA